The following are encoded together in the Brassica napus cultivar Da-Ae chromosome A9, Da-Ae, whole genome shotgun sequence genome:
- the LOC111213316 gene encoding zinc finger protein ZAT9-like — protein MLVDSTSLYFFFLLFLLLLSLLSKMESYKCKFCFKSFVNGRALGGHMRSHMPTLHKFSIQEEEERPSQLGDESKSDVSSSEEGQASGLREEKHPTTDDDDGSETESSRNIVNLRRKRSKRTRKLDSFSSKKMKTSQLGYKNEPEAEAEPPQSSASDTTTEEDLAFCLMMLSRDKWKKNKTSSSKEVLEEIETEASEGYKINRATTTTKGRYTCETCGKVFKSYQALGGHRASHKKNRVTNKTEQTEYGNVVVAPEKRIHECPICLRVFASGQALGGHKRSHGIGNFSVNHQVRGTVSVKEKMIDLNLPAPTEEEEVSMVFQ, from the coding sequence ATGCTTGTAGATTCCACTTCTCTCTACTTttttttcctcctcttcttgcttcttttGTCTTTGTTATCGAAGATGGAAAGCTACAAGTGCAAGTTTTGCTTTAAGAGCTTCGTCAACGGAAGAGCATTAGGTGGCCACATGAGATCTCACATGCCAACTCTTCACAAGTTTAGCattcaagaagaagaggaaaggcCGAGTCAACTCGGTGATGAGAGTAAGTCGGATGTTTCTTCGTCTGAAGAAGGACAAGCAAGTGGGCTGAGAGAGGAGAAGCATCCAACGacggatgatgatgatggaagCGAGACAGAGTCGTCGAGGAATATTGTTAACCTGAGGCGGAAACGTTCCAAGCGAACTCGGAAACTCGATTCGTTCTCCAGCAAGAAAATGAAAACGAGTCAACTCGGTTACAAGAACGAGCCTGAGGCTGAGGCTGAGCCTCCTCAAAGCTCAGCTTCTGATACAACGACGGAGGAAGATCTCGCGTTTTGTCTCATGATGCTCTCAAGAGACAAATGGAAGAAGAACAAAACTAGTAGTAGTAAAGAAGTACTTGAAGAGATCGAGACAGAAGCATCAGAAGGTTACAAAATTAATCGAGCAACAACAACTACGAAAGGGAGATACACGTGCGAGACATGTGGGAAGGTGTTTAAATCTTATCAAGCATTAGGTGGGCATAGAGCAAGTCACAAGAAGAACAGAGTCACCAACAAAACAGAGCAAACAGAGTATGGAAATGTAGTTGTTGCTCCAGAGAAGAGAATCCATGAATGTCCGATTTGTCTTAGAGTTTTCGCGTCGGGACAAGCACTTGGTGGGCATAAAAGATCACATGGAATAGGGAACTTCTCTGTAAATCATCAAGTACGTGGAACCGTGTCAGTGAAAGAGAAGATGATAGATCTTAATCTTCCAGCACCaaccgaggaagaagaagtctcTATGGTGTTTCAATGA